In one Streptomyces sp. NBC_00597 genomic region, the following are encoded:
- a CDS encoding acyl-protein synthase, with translation MTPSTTPSATPATTPSKPHLAPVDVPDAAALDRVQQLCDLTEPYTYGPAEEELFAAAMAQTNAWHRDRSPFFRSLYDGERPDTPYAAPLVHANFFKRHEVLSVPEEQVHLHLTSSGTTGQKSQMFFDEWTIRSAQRMVARIFDHNGWITPDQPVNYLLYSYEPARDLNLGTSFTDNYLCDFAPARQVEYALRNTGNGHEFDPFGCVAALRRFAEDDVPVRILGFPAFLWFTLERMRAMGLPPLELPEGSLIILGGGWKGHTDRQIGKHELYARVTEQLGIPSERIRDTFGSVEHCIPYIECSHHNLHAPVWSRVFIRSTRTLEPLPYGERGYLHLVSPYITSVPAQSVVMGDLASLHPGEECGCELATEWFTIHGRAGVSRNRSCAVAAAELMKGMS, from the coding sequence ATGACCCCTTCCACGACCCCCTCCGCGACTCCTGCCACGACCCCCTCGAAACCCCATCTCGCCCCCGTCGACGTCCCCGACGCCGCGGCCCTCGACCGGGTGCAGCAGCTGTGCGACCTGACCGAGCCGTACACCTACGGCCCCGCCGAGGAAGAGCTGTTCGCCGCAGCCATGGCGCAGACCAACGCCTGGCACCGCGACCGCTCCCCGTTCTTCCGCAGCCTGTACGACGGCGAGCGGCCGGACACCCCGTACGCGGCGCCCCTGGTGCACGCGAACTTCTTCAAGCGCCACGAGGTCCTGTCCGTACCCGAGGAACAGGTGCACCTGCACCTGACCTCCTCCGGCACCACCGGACAGAAGTCGCAGATGTTCTTCGACGAGTGGACCATCCGGTCCGCCCAGCGCATGGTCGCCCGCATCTTCGACCACAACGGCTGGATCACTCCCGACCAGCCGGTCAACTACCTGCTCTACAGCTACGAGCCCGCCCGCGACCTGAACCTCGGCACCTCGTTCACCGACAACTACCTGTGCGACTTCGCGCCGGCCCGGCAGGTCGAGTACGCCCTGCGCAACACCGGCAACGGGCACGAGTTCGACCCCTTCGGCTGCGTCGCCGCGCTGCGCCGCTTCGCCGAGGACGACGTACCCGTCCGCATCCTCGGCTTCCCGGCCTTCCTCTGGTTCACCCTGGAACGGATGCGGGCCATGGGCCTGCCCCCGCTGGAGCTGCCGGAAGGCTCGCTGATCATCCTCGGCGGCGGCTGGAAGGGCCACACCGACCGGCAGATCGGCAAGCACGAGCTGTACGCGCGCGTCACCGAGCAGTTGGGCATCCCCTCGGAACGCATCCGCGACACCTTCGGCTCAGTCGAGCACTGCATCCCGTACATCGAGTGCTCGCACCACAACCTCCACGCACCCGTCTGGTCCCGCGTCTTCATCCGCTCCACCCGCACCCTCGAACCCCTCCCGTACGGCGAACGCGGCTATCTGCACCTGGTGTCCCCGTACATCACCTCCGTACCGGCGCAGAGCGTCGTCATGGGCGACCTCGCCTCCCTGCACCCGGGTGAGGAGTGCGGCTGCGAGCTGGCCACCGAATGGTTCACGATCCACGGCCGCGCCGGCGTCAGCCGCAACCGCAGCTGTGCCGTGGCCGCCGCCGAACTGATGAAGGGAATGTCATGA
- a CDS encoding GNAT family N-acetyltransferase, whose amino-acid sequence MTAAIEQATAADIADLRQLYYAVYGPHYPTALGTDPAEMSRLIQDPHTLWLVARCPRTGALAGSAAVHSEPGSRIGRLEGLAVHPDQRGSGLAGQLTEAVCAGTLDAGTLDSVYATVRTVSAGPQRVVARNGFRPLGILPNAVDLSSRESLALYARHSPGVLDRRVPVAEVPASLLPLLRTAEASLGISYADARPTPPVPAPAGTAARPLEMIEAPAFVRRRFHEHFPDTGRWFYPLHTPNVLLTPDDGGFEVYAYLNRTGGYCALVAAHPDPVAAAGWLEPVTRTLTRAGAGYVEALVPLEHHAALSAFAAQGFIAGALYPAMRRDGDGFHDYVVMSRTAEHIDFRGLVVDPPLRPFLDSYVSAWASTHLPVREAAS is encoded by the coding sequence ATGACCGCCGCGATCGAGCAGGCCACCGCGGCCGACATCGCCGATCTCCGCCAGCTCTACTACGCCGTCTACGGGCCGCACTACCCCACGGCCCTCGGCACCGACCCAGCCGAGATGTCCCGGCTCATCCAGGACCCGCACACCCTCTGGCTCGTCGCCCGCTGCCCCCGGACCGGCGCCCTCGCCGGATCGGCCGCGGTCCACAGCGAACCCGGCAGCCGCATCGGCCGCCTCGAAGGGCTCGCCGTCCACCCCGACCAGCGCGGATCCGGGCTCGCCGGGCAGCTGACCGAGGCCGTCTGCGCCGGCACGCTCGACGCCGGGACGCTCGACTCGGTGTACGCCACCGTCCGTACGGTCAGCGCCGGACCCCAGCGCGTCGTGGCCCGCAACGGTTTCCGCCCCCTCGGCATCCTGCCCAACGCAGTGGACCTCAGCAGCCGCGAGAGCCTCGCACTCTACGCGCGTCACTCGCCCGGGGTGCTGGACCGACGGGTGCCCGTCGCCGAGGTGCCCGCCTCCCTGCTGCCGCTCCTGCGCACCGCCGAGGCGAGCCTCGGCATCAGCTACGCGGACGCCCGGCCCACCCCGCCGGTGCCGGCGCCCGCCGGGACCGCCGCACGACCGCTGGAGATGATCGAGGCGCCGGCCTTCGTCCGCCGCCGCTTCCACGAGCACTTCCCCGACACCGGCCGTTGGTTCTACCCGCTGCACACCCCCAACGTCCTCCTCACCCCCGACGACGGCGGTTTCGAGGTGTACGCCTACCTCAACCGCACCGGCGGCTACTGCGCCCTGGTCGCCGCCCACCCCGACCCGGTAGCCGCCGCGGGCTGGCTGGAGCCGGTGACCCGGACCCTGACCCGCGCCGGCGCCGGCTACGTCGAGGCACTCGTACCCCTGGAACACCACGCCGCGCTCTCCGCCTTCGCCGCCCAGGGCTTCATCGCCGGGGCCCTGTACCCGGCCATGCGCCGCGACGGGGACGGGTTCCACGACTACGTGGTGATGTCCCGCACCGCCGAGCACATCGATTTCCGCGGCCTGGTCGTCGACCCGCCGCTCCGGCCCTTCCTCGATTCCTATGTGTCGGCCTGGGCGTCGACGCATCTGCCCGTACGTGAGGCTGCTTCATGA
- a CDS encoding MFS transporter — protein sequence MTAPTVPAGRRLPLVLRNRAFGTVWLGQVFTQAAVRMFQVGISWWLISDAASGAGGSAAGLFMAVSTLPAVVLAPLVARAIARFAHRSLLRTAAGGAGAAAAALAVWACASDLPVAAAYAAALALATCQAFFDPCLTTSVPELVDDGDIEAATGFELSTQSLASLGGALLGALVVDGAGVAGLAAGCAAAYVTAALLIATVRFRTAASAAAAGPVPDAVAEAAEAESRAPRRTLRQILGAVPYVRGILLCFTAANLFTTAVFVVMPLYTASVLHGDGATVALLEASLGVGTLVGSFTGARVPGRPAVVGTACLATMAAALAVPGLIAARPVIAGSLLVTGWCVGVIGVRFVALFQRLVPAADKPAFFAVMQAVLGSTFPVASLLFGFLGDHLSAQTLCLVQAAGLVPAALALALLPGHSRSAAGTAAATPSAPAPAQTPVGGAR from the coding sequence ATGACCGCGCCGACCGTTCCCGCCGGCCGCCGACTGCCCCTCGTCCTGCGCAATCGCGCCTTCGGCACCGTATGGCTGGGCCAGGTCTTCACCCAGGCCGCCGTGCGCATGTTCCAGGTGGGCATCTCCTGGTGGCTCATCAGCGACGCCGCTTCCGGAGCCGGCGGCTCCGCGGCCGGACTGTTCATGGCCGTCAGCACACTGCCCGCCGTCGTCCTCGCGCCGCTCGTGGCCCGCGCCATCGCCCGCTTCGCCCACCGCTCGCTGCTGCGCACGGCGGCCGGAGGCGCGGGGGCGGCCGCCGCCGCGCTCGCCGTCTGGGCCTGCGCGAGCGACCTGCCCGTCGCCGCGGCCTACGCCGCCGCCCTCGCCCTGGCGACCTGCCAGGCCTTCTTCGACCCGTGCCTGACCACCTCCGTGCCCGAGCTCGTGGACGACGGGGACATCGAGGCCGCGACGGGCTTCGAGCTGTCCACCCAGTCTCTGGCGAGCCTCGGCGGAGCCCTGCTCGGCGCCCTCGTCGTGGACGGGGCCGGGGTGGCCGGCCTCGCCGCGGGCTGCGCCGCCGCGTACGTCACGGCCGCCCTGCTCATCGCGACCGTACGCTTCCGCACTGCGGCCTCCGCTGCCGCTGCCGGTCCCGTCCCGGACGCCGTCGCCGAGGCGGCCGAGGCGGAATCGCGGGCTCCGCGCCGGACCCTGCGCCAGATCCTGGGCGCCGTGCCGTACGTCCGCGGCATCCTGCTCTGCTTCACCGCGGCCAACCTGTTCACCACGGCCGTCTTCGTCGTCATGCCGCTGTACACCGCCTCGGTGCTGCACGGCGACGGCGCCACCGTCGCCCTCCTGGAGGCGTCGCTCGGCGTGGGCACGCTCGTCGGTTCCTTCACCGGTGCACGGGTGCCCGGCCGGCCGGCCGTCGTCGGCACCGCCTGCCTGGCCACGATGGCCGCCGCCCTCGCCGTCCCCGGCCTGATCGCCGCCCGGCCCGTCATCGCAGGGAGCCTGCTCGTGACCGGCTGGTGCGTCGGGGTGATCGGGGTCCGCTTCGTCGCCCTGTTCCAACGGCTGGTCCCGGCCGCCGACAAACCCGCGTTCTTCGCGGTCATGCAGGCCGTCCTCGGCTCGACCTTCCCGGTCGCCTCGCTGCTCTTCGGGTTCCTCGGCGACCACCTCAGCGCGCAGACGCTGTGCCTGGTCCAGGCGGCCGGACTCGTACCCGCCGCCCTCGCCCTGGCCCTGCTGCCCGGCCACTCGCGCTCGGCGGCCGGAACCGCCGCCGCGACCCCTTCCGCGCCCGCGCCGGCGCAGACCCCCGTAGGAGGCGCGCGATGA
- a CDS encoding phenylacetate--CoA ligase family protein — protein MPVQQFSDLVRFARDRSPFYADLYADLPPHVSRITDVPVVDQDKFWAANTLHDNGVLTAPLGEAVVFKTGGTTGTPRFSCYTREEWREFVTAFGSGMVDAGLRPGHRVADLFYAGELYASFLFILDSLAHAPVANVRLPIGGGAPLDSTAATLEDFAAQVVAGTPTTLCRLAEHLTSTGRQLPGVEFLFFGGEALFADQRRLLAAAFPQATPRSLGYASVDGGLLGRPVAGTDPRTHRPFAPHTVVEILDESTGEPIREPGRPGRVVVTQLFRRLMPVIRYPAGDRAEWTDTEGGAFRILGRAEEGVRVGPVSLYWQDATDCVAEADTEGRVTGMQLVVRRWDGRDGLVLRLATAPGQDPAVLDVLAKEVVNGLNTARPLYPDSVAAGFVHPLHVEWARHRDLVVNTRSGKLVRVIDERPTA, from the coding sequence ATGCCCGTCCAGCAGTTTTCAGACCTCGTGCGTTTCGCCCGCGACCGTTCCCCTTTCTATGCCGACCTCTATGCGGACCTGCCGCCGCACGTGAGCCGGATCACCGACGTCCCCGTCGTGGACCAGGACAAGTTCTGGGCCGCCAACACCCTGCACGACAACGGCGTCCTGACCGCGCCCCTCGGGGAAGCCGTCGTGTTCAAAACGGGCGGCACCACGGGCACCCCGCGCTTCTCCTGCTACACCCGCGAGGAATGGCGGGAGTTCGTCACGGCCTTCGGCTCCGGGATGGTCGACGCCGGCCTGCGCCCCGGCCACCGGGTCGCCGACCTCTTCTACGCCGGTGAGCTCTACGCCAGCTTCCTGTTCATCCTGGATTCGCTCGCCCACGCCCCGGTCGCCAACGTCCGGCTGCCCATAGGCGGCGGCGCCCCGCTGGACTCGACGGCTGCCACACTGGAGGACTTCGCCGCCCAGGTCGTCGCCGGCACACCGACCACCCTGTGCCGCCTCGCCGAGCACCTGACCTCCACCGGCCGCCAACTGCCCGGCGTCGAGTTCCTGTTCTTCGGTGGCGAAGCCCTCTTCGCCGATCAGCGCCGCCTCCTCGCGGCCGCCTTCCCGCAGGCCACGCCCCGTTCGCTCGGCTACGCCAGCGTCGACGGCGGCCTGCTCGGCCGGCCGGTGGCCGGGACCGACCCGCGCACGCACCGCCCGTTCGCCCCGCACACCGTCGTCGAGATCCTCGACGAGAGCACCGGCGAGCCGATCCGAGAGCCGGGCCGCCCCGGACGGGTCGTCGTCACCCAGCTCTTCCGCCGCCTCATGCCCGTCATCCGCTACCCCGCCGGCGACCGCGCGGAGTGGACCGACACCGAAGGCGGCGCGTTCCGGATCCTGGGCCGAGCCGAGGAAGGCGTACGCGTCGGACCCGTCTCGCTGTACTGGCAGGACGCCACGGACTGCGTCGCCGAAGCCGACACCGAGGGCCGTGTCACGGGCATGCAGCTCGTCGTCCGCCGCTGGGATGGCCGCGACGGCCTCGTCCTGCGCCTGGCCACCGCCCCCGGCCAGGACCCGGCCGTCCTGGACGTGCTCGCCAAGGAGGTCGTCAACGGGCTGAACACCGCCCGGCCGCTCTACCCCGACAGCGTGGCCGCCGGATTCGTCCACCCGCTGCACGTCGAATGGGCCCGCCACCGCGACCTGGTGGTCAACACCCGCTCCGGCAAGCTCGTCCGCGTCATCGACGAGAGGCCCACCGCATGA
- a CDS encoding alpha/beta fold hydrolase: protein MRQRTALLIAALVATALAAVPGCASTTALRGAQAASASASASASGPGGRPPRDFSGQIDIGGGRKLWLSCKGSGSPTVVLEPGLHDSSDTWTFTDTRPPVPKSPAVFPGVAAFARVCTYDRPGTIRYTNPPALTTRSTPVTGTRSLTAMASDLDELLTAAHVPGPYLLVGHSFGAMITRLYAQQHPADTAGLVFVDAFGTNAEPFFGAQWPAYLKLLNEPGTPFDADPAFEKVDVDGAAAAVKAARPLPKVPMAVLSKTEPFAVPAGSPEAVLAPLERAWPEVQQALVELGNQTPHLLATGSDHYVQLHDPDLTISAIRLVVGRALAGR from the coding sequence ATGCGACAGCGGACTGCCCTCCTGATCGCCGCCCTGGTCGCGACCGCGCTGGCCGCGGTCCCCGGGTGCGCGAGCACGACGGCCCTCCGCGGCGCCCAGGCCGCGTCCGCCTCCGCGTCTGCCTCCGCCTCCGGGCCGGGTGGCCGGCCGCCGCGGGACTTCTCCGGCCAGATCGACATCGGCGGCGGCCGAAAGCTCTGGCTGAGCTGCAAGGGGAGCGGCAGCCCCACGGTCGTCCTGGAACCGGGGCTGCACGATTCGTCCGACACCTGGACCTTCACCGACACCCGGCCGCCCGTCCCGAAGTCACCGGCGGTGTTCCCGGGCGTCGCGGCCTTCGCCCGGGTGTGCACGTACGACAGGCCCGGAACCATCCGCTACACGAACCCGCCGGCTCTCACCACCCGCAGCACGCCCGTCACCGGCACGCGCTCCCTCACCGCCATGGCCTCGGACCTCGACGAGCTGCTGACGGCGGCGCACGTGCCCGGCCCGTACCTGCTCGTCGGCCACTCCTTCGGCGCAATGATCACCCGGCTGTACGCCCAGCAACACCCGGCCGACACCGCAGGCCTCGTCTTCGTCGACGCGTTCGGCACGAACGCGGAGCCGTTCTTCGGCGCGCAGTGGCCCGCGTACCTGAAGTTGCTCAACGAACCCGGTACGCCCTTCGACGCGGATCCGGCATTCGAGAAGGTCGACGTCGACGGCGCGGCCGCCGCGGTGAAGGCGGCGAGGCCCCTGCCGAAGGTCCCGATGGCGGTGCTCAGCAAGACGGAGCCCTTCGCGGTCCCGGCGGGGAGCCCCGAGGCCGTCCTCGCGCCGCTTGAGCGCGCCTGGCCCGAAGTCCAGCAGGCCCTGGTCGAGCTGGGGAACCAGACCCCGCACCTCCTGGCCACCGGAAGCGACCACTACGTGCAGCTGCACGACCCGGACCTGACGATCAGCGCGATCCGGCTGGTCGTCGGCCGGGCCCTTGCCGGACGGTGA
- a CDS encoding MFS transporter produces the protein MAIDTHTTTTTSTMAPAPAPAPDGGSRSALPGTDGLTGRAKLVLFVLCAAQFMVALDFSVLNVALPVLGKDLGLSRSALQWAVTAFALPSGGFLLLFGRIADLYGRKKTFLVGLGLFGAASLLATLAWDPASFLAGRALQGLGAAVIVPTGMSLLTTTFPEGPLRDKAVGISGTLLSLGFTIGMVLGGVMTDTLGWRSTMGLLSVTAVIVLALAPGLLPESRTTDRPRLDVPGAITVTGGLLALIYSLSTAAQRGFGGVDVRGTLLAGLLLLVAFVFVESRTPAPLVSLPMLKRRTIAWGNVGGLITFSMMSTVVFVLTLYLQETLELSSFRTGLVFGVQGIASAFAGSYAPKVIGRFGARRTLIGSLLGQGVFTAALLAVGPESGALVATLAVSVASMCHLGAIISYGLTVTSGVPDAEQGLATGLVTTTQQVGLTIGIPLLGVLATTQASLLGGVRTVLAIDAAIVVAAAVLVGVGLGTGGTKKA, from the coding sequence ATGGCAATAGACACCCATACGACGACCACCACCTCGACGATGGCACCGGCACCGGCACCGGCACCGGACGGTGGATCCCGGAGCGCGCTCCCCGGGACCGACGGGCTCACCGGCCGGGCCAAGTTGGTCCTCTTCGTGCTCTGCGCCGCCCAGTTCATGGTGGCGCTCGACTTCTCCGTGCTGAACGTGGCCCTGCCGGTGCTCGGCAAGGACCTGGGCCTGAGCCGGTCGGCCCTCCAATGGGCGGTCACCGCCTTCGCCCTCCCCTCCGGGGGCTTCCTCCTCCTCTTCGGCCGCATCGCCGATCTGTACGGACGCAAGAAGACGTTCCTGGTCGGCCTCGGCCTCTTCGGAGCCGCCTCGCTGCTGGCCACCCTGGCCTGGGACCCGGCGTCGTTCCTGGCGGGGCGGGCCCTGCAGGGTCTCGGCGCGGCGGTCATCGTGCCGACCGGCATGTCCCTGCTGACCACCACGTTCCCCGAGGGTCCGCTGCGCGACAAGGCGGTCGGCATCTCCGGCACCCTGCTCTCCCTCGGCTTCACCATCGGCATGGTCCTCGGCGGAGTCATGACCGACACCCTCGGCTGGCGCTCCACGATGGGGCTGCTCTCGGTGACCGCCGTGATCGTGCTCGCCCTCGCCCCCGGTCTGCTGCCCGAGTCGCGGACCACCGACCGGCCGCGCCTGGACGTACCGGGCGCCATCACCGTCACCGGTGGCTTGCTCGCGCTGATCTACTCCCTCTCCACGGCGGCCCAGCGCGGTTTCGGTGGCGTGGACGTCCGGGGCACGCTCCTCGCCGGACTGCTCCTGCTCGTCGCCTTCGTCTTCGTGGAGTCGAGGACCCCGGCCCCGCTGGTCTCGCTGCCGATGCTGAAGCGCCGCACGATCGCCTGGGGCAACGTCGGCGGTCTGATCACCTTCTCGATGATGTCGACGGTCGTCTTCGTCCTGACCCTGTACCTCCAGGAGACGCTGGAGCTGTCCTCCTTCCGGACGGGTCTGGTCTTCGGCGTCCAGGGCATCGCCTCCGCCTTCGCCGGGTCGTACGCGCCGAAGGTCATCGGCCGCTTCGGGGCACGGCGCACGCTGATCGGCTCGCTGCTGGGCCAGGGCGTCTTCACCGCGGCGCTGCTGGCCGTGGGGCCCGAGTCCGGCGCGCTGGTGGCGACCCTCGCCGTCTCGGTGGCCAGCATGTGCCACCTCGGCGCGATCATCTCGTACGGGCTGACCGTCACGAGCGGGGTGCCCGACGCGGAGCAGGGGCTGGCCACCGGCCTGGTCACCACGACGCAGCAGGTCGGCCTGACCATCGGGATCCCGCTGCTCGGAGTGCTCGCCACCACTCAGGCATCGCTCCTCGGCGGGGTCCGCACGGTCCTGGCGATCGATGCGGCGATCGTGGTCGCGGCAGCGGTGCTGGTGGGCGTGGGCCTGGGCACGGGCGGTACGAAGAAGGCCTGA
- a CDS encoding helix-turn-helix transcriptional regulator: MSRRARVTPTEAGLPDGGARRRTPGLRREEVAVLSGVGVSWYQWLEQGRDITVSPQVLDSVGRVLKLSSAERRHLYVLAGLNPPALEVAPADRDMCQGLKRLIDAWMPFPAHIMDVYWNTVLYNDAAALVLGMRPEIVQNCLIAFFTDPIYRARSKHWEQIACSVVAQYRAAYSEWPDDEGFRAVIEEAREVSPEFAVLWDQRDIRPGGQMEKELEHPVVGTLFVESTQLRVPARPDLSIVLHTPVPSTDTAERLEWLTSPEGRRGTMYPIAG; encoded by the coding sequence ATGAGCAGGCGGGCGCGGGTCACGCCCACCGAGGCCGGTCTGCCCGACGGCGGAGCCCGCCGGCGCACCCCGGGCCTGCGCCGGGAGGAGGTCGCCGTGCTCTCGGGCGTCGGGGTGTCGTGGTACCAGTGGCTGGAACAGGGCCGGGACATCACGGTGTCCCCGCAGGTCCTCGACTCGGTGGGCCGGGTCCTCAAGCTGTCCAGCGCCGAGCGGCGTCACCTGTACGTCCTGGCCGGACTCAATCCGCCCGCCCTCGAAGTGGCGCCCGCCGACCGGGATATGTGCCAGGGTCTGAAGCGGCTGATCGACGCCTGGATGCCGTTCCCCGCGCACATCATGGACGTGTACTGGAACACGGTGCTGTACAACGACGCGGCCGCCCTGGTCCTCGGCATGCGCCCGGAGATCGTGCAGAACTGTCTGATCGCGTTCTTCACCGACCCCATCTACCGGGCCCGTTCCAAGCACTGGGAGCAGATCGCCTGCAGCGTCGTCGCCCAGTACCGGGCGGCGTACTCGGAGTGGCCCGACGACGAGGGGTTCAGGGCCGTCATCGAGGAGGCGCGGGAGGTCAGCCCGGAGTTCGCCGTGCTGTGGGACCAGCGGGACATCCGGCCCGGCGGCCAGATGGAGAAGGAGCTGGAGCACCCGGTGGTGGGCACTTTGTTCGTCGAGTCGACCCAGCTGCGCGTGCCGGCCCGGCCCGACCTGTCGATCGTGCTGCACACTCCGGTGCCGTCCACCGACACGGCGGAGCGGCTGGAGTGGCTGACGTCCCCGGAAGGGCGGCGCGGGACCATGTACCCGATCGCCGGTTGA
- a CDS encoding glyceraldehyde-3-phosphate dehydrogenase, producing the protein MTVNDDSFTNWKNREEIAESMIPIIGKLHREQDVTILLHSRSLVNKSVVSILKTHRFARQIAGGELSVTETLPFLQALTTLDLGPSQIDIGMLATTYKADDRGLSVEDFTAQAVAGATGANKIERGAGRDVVLYGFGRIGRLVARLLIEKAGSGNGLRLRAIVVRGGGEADLVKRASLLRRDSIHGQFNGTITVDEANSTIVANGNSIKVIYANDPSEVDYTAHGIKDAILIDNTGKWRDREGLSKHLRPGIDKVVLTAPGKGDVPNIVHGVNHDTIKPDEQILSCASCTTNAIVPPLKAMDDEFGVLRGHVETVHSFTNDQNLLDNYHKADRRGRSAPLNMVITETGAASAVAKALPDLKAPITGSSIRVPVPDVSIAILSLRLGREATRDEVLDYLRDVSLNSPLKRQIDFTTAPDAVSMDFVGSRHASIVDAGATKVDGDNAILYLWYDNEFGYSCQVIRVVQHVSGVEYPTYPSPAV; encoded by the coding sequence GTGACTGTCAATGACGACTCGTTCACCAACTGGAAGAACCGCGAGGAGATCGCGGAGTCGATGATCCCGATCATCGGGAAGCTGCACCGGGAACAGGACGTCACGATCCTGCTCCACAGCCGCTCCTTGGTGAACAAGTCGGTGGTCAGCATCCTGAAGACCCACCGATTCGCCCGGCAGATAGCCGGCGGGGAACTCTCCGTCACCGAGACGCTGCCGTTCCTGCAGGCCCTGACCACGCTGGACCTGGGGCCGTCCCAGATCGACATCGGCATGCTGGCCACCACCTACAAGGCCGACGACCGCGGCCTGTCGGTGGAGGACTTCACCGCCCAGGCCGTCGCCGGCGCCACGGGTGCCAACAAGATCGAGCGCGGCGCCGGCCGCGACGTCGTGCTGTACGGCTTCGGCCGCATCGGCCGCCTCGTCGCCCGCCTGCTGATCGAGAAGGCCGGCTCCGGCAACGGGCTGCGCCTGCGCGCCATCGTCGTCCGCGGCGGAGGTGAGGCGGACCTCGTCAAGCGCGCCTCGCTGCTGCGCCGCGACTCGATCCACGGCCAGTTCAACGGCACGATCACCGTTGACGAGGCGAACAGCACGATCGTCGCCAACGGCAACTCGATCAAGGTGATCTACGCCAACGACCCGTCCGAGGTCGATTACACGGCGCACGGCATCAAGGACGCCATCCTCATCGACAACACCGGCAAGTGGCGCGACCGCGAGGGCCTCTCCAAGCACCTGCGCCCCGGTATCGACAAGGTCGTCCTGACCGCCCCGGGCAAGGGCGACGTCCCGAACATCGTCCACGGCGTCAACCACGACACGATCAAGCCGGACGAGCAGATCCTGTCCTGCGCGTCCTGCACGACCAACGCGATCGTCCCGCCGCTGAAGGCCATGGACGACGAGTTCGGCGTCCTGCGCGGTCACGTCGAGACCGTCCACTCGTTCACGAACGACCAGAACCTGCTGGACAACTACCACAAGGCCGACCGCCGAGGCCGCTCCGCGCCGCTCAACATGGTCATCACCGAGACCGGTGCCGCCTCCGCCGTCGCCAAGGCGCTGCCGGACCTCAAGGCCCCGATCACCGGCAGCTCGATCCGCGTCCCCGTCCCGGACGTCTCGATCGCCATCCTGAGCCTGCGGCTGGGCCGCGAGGCCACTCGCGACGAGGTCCTCGACTACCTCCGCGACGTCTCGCTGAACTCGCCGCTCAAGCGCCAGATCGACTTCACCACGGCTCCCGACGCCGTCTCCATGGACTTCGTCGGCTCGCGCCACGCCTCGATCGTCGACGCCGGTGCCACCAAGGTCGACGGCGACAACGCGATCCTCTACCTCTGGTACGACAACGAGTTCGGCTACTCGTGCCAGGTCATCCGGGTCGTCCAGCACGTCTCCGGCGTCGAGTACCCGACGTACCCGTCCCCGGCGGTCTGA